The Streptomyces sp. NBC_00659 genomic interval GACGTTCTGGCTGCGTCCCGCGTTCGCGCTGCGTGTCGTCAGCCGGTTCCAGAAGATCGTGGGCTTCGACCGCTCGATGGCCCTGGCGTCCAGCGCGCTCACCGCGCTCATCCCCCTCACGATTCTCATCGGCGCCGTGCTGAGCAGCTTCTCGGACTACGACGCCGCCGACCGGATCATCAAGCGCTACGGCCTCACCGGTCAGGGAGCCGCGGCGGTCAAGTCGCTCCTGGCCCCCGCCGAGAGCGCCAGCGCGAGCGTGGGTGTCTTCGGGAGCCTGTTCCTGATCATCTCCGTACTGAGCTTCGCCCGCGCCTCGCAGCGGCTGTTCGAGCAGACCTGGGAACTGCCCCCGCTGAGTGTCCGCAACACGAGGAACGGCCTGTGGTGGATCCTCGGTCTCGCCGGGTACGCGGCCGTCACCGGGTGGCTGCACGCGGTTCTCGGGGGGAGCAAGCTGGGCGTGGCGGCCTCGGTGTGCGAGATCCCGGTGAGCGTCGCCTTCCTCGTCTGGAGCGGCTGGGCGCTGTCCGCGAAGCGGATCCCCTGGCGCGACCTTCTGCCCTTCGGCGTCACGGCGGGCGTGGCGACCGCGCTCTACTCGGTGGGCGCGACCGTGTATCTGCCGCGCCTGTTCAACTCCTACGCCGCGCGCTACGGGGCGGTGGGCGCCGTCTTCGCGATGATCTCGGCGCTCTTCGCCGCGATGTTCGTCATCGTCGCGTCGGCGGCCCTCGGGCACGAGATGCGTGATGAACTCGTCCGGATCCGCGCGGGCGACCGCCCCTCCGACGACGAGGTCCGCCGCGAGTGGGACAGCGTGGTCGAACAGGCCCGGTCGCGGTGGCACACCACGCGCGACCAGGTCTCCTCCCGCCGGCGCTCCAAGGACACGAGGAAGGGGTAGGGCTGCTTCCCGCGTACGTCGCGCGGGCTACTTCGCGCGGGCGACGAGCAGGGCGACGTCGTCGTGGTCGTCTGAGTTGCGCAGTCCGTACAGGAGCAGGTCGCAGATCTCCTCGAGCGGTCGGTCCGCCTCGTCGAGGAAGCTGAGAAGGACGTTCAGGCGGTCGTCGATGGGATGCAGCCTGGTCTCCACGAGACCGTCCGTGTAGAGGACGAGCAGATCATCCGGGTTGAGTTCGACCGTGGTGGTCCCGAAGGGGATGCCACCGACACCGAGGGGGGCGCACGGCGGCAGGTCCAGCAGTTCGGGGGCGGCGCCGGAACGCACCAGGGCGGGCGGCATGTGCCCGGCATTGGCGATGCGGCACTGCCTGCTGTGGGGGTCGTACACGGCGTAGATGCACGTCACGATGTAGTGCTCCAGATCGCAGGTGATCTTGTCGAGGTGCTGGAGCACATCGCCGGGGTCGAGGTCGAGGTCGGCGTAGGCGCAGGTGGCGGTGCGCAGCCGGCCCATGGTGGCGGCGGCGTCGATTCCGTTGCCCATGACGTCGCCCACGACCAGCGCGGTCCGGTCGTCGGCCAGCGGAATCACGTCGTACCAGTCGCCGCCGACCTCGCTGGTGGCCTGCGCCGGCTGATATCGGGACGCGACCTCCAGACCGGTGAGACGCGGCGGATGCTGGGGCAGCAGGCTGCGCTGGAGCGTGACGGCCGTGTTGCGCACGCTCTGGAACCAGCGGGCGTTGTCGATGGCCACGGCGGCGCGGGTGGCCAGCTCACCGGCGAGCACCACGTCGTCCTCGTCGAAGGGGAGCGGATTGCGGGTGCGCTTGAGATCGAGGGCGCCGAGCACCTCACCGTGCGCGATCAGCGGAACCGCGAGGTACGAGTGGACGCCGGCCTGCGCCAGCAGGGCCGTGCCCTCGGCGTCGCGGGCGATGCGCGGCAGATCGTGCTCGCCGACGTGCCGCACCAGGACCGGCCTGCCGGTGTGGACGCACAGGGTCACCAGGCGGTCACCGTCGTACGTCGTCAGGTCGCCGGGAGGGTCGGCGGCGCGCAGGGCCACGGTGGGGTGCGAGGCCTTGAGGGCGAGGGCGCGGAAGAACTCCGGGCCGTTGTCCGGCCTGCGCTTGCGACGGCAGGCCAGGACGGAGTCGAGAACGTCCACGGCGACCACGTCGGCCAGTTCGGGGGCGGCGATGTCGGCCAGTTCGCGGGCGGTCTGCTCCACCTCAAGGGTGGTGCCGACACGGGTGGAGGCGCTGGCGACGAGCGCGAGACGACGCCGCGCGCGGTCGGCCTCGGCGGCCGCGCGATGGCGTTCGGTGACGTCGACGACCGAGACGGCCGCGCCCAGGATGCGTCCGCCCGGGTCCTCCAGCCGGTAGAAGGAGAGGGACCAGGCGTGTTCGTGGTCGGGATCGGAGGGAGGGCGGCCCACGTGGTACTGGTCGAGCAGCGGTGTGCCGGTGGTGAGCACCTGACGCAGCGCCGACTCGACGGTGTCCACGTCCGGGAACGGCAGTGTCTCCCGCAGATGACGGCCGACATGGTCCTCGGCGGGGATGCCGTCGATCCGTTCCAGCGCCGGGTTGACCATGAGATACCGCAGGTCGGGGTCCATCAGGGCCAGTCCGATGGGTGACTGGTTGATCAGCTGCTCGCACAGGGCGAGGTCGGTCTCGACGCGCTGGAGCAACGTGTGGTCGGCCGCGATGCCCAGGGCGTAGACGTCCCCGAGATCGTCCAGGAGCCGCATGTTGCGGAACTCCATGAGGCGGGTGCTGCCGTCCTTGTGCCGGATGGGGAACGCGCCCGCCCAACTGCGTCCCGTCTCCAGGACATCGGTGAACAGTTCGGTGACGGACTGCATGTGCTCGGGGTGGATGATCAGGCGCGCCGCGTACTTGCCGAGGGCCTCCTCCGCCGTGTACCCGATGAGCTCCTCGGCCTGCGGGGTCCAGAACACGATGCGCCCGTCGGCGTCGAGGACCAGGGCGCCCACGTTGAGGACGTCGAGCAAGCCGGTCGGCCGGGACCGTGCGGGTTCGGGACCGCCCGCACGGTCGGACTGCGTGGACTCGGCTGTCATCCCTGGCCCTCCTCCACCGGCCGGCGCGATGTGCCGGGCTCCGTGGCCGCTGCCGGGCACGTGTGTGCCGACTGCGGCCCTTCCATGCTGCGCCCTGCCCCGGGCCTTGCCCACTCCAGAGCGCCCCATTGGCATGTTCAGGGTGAGAGGTCGGTGCCGTGCGGTGCCGTGCCGGGGGGTGATCGTCCGGTGGGCCTGCACATCCGGCGGACAAGCAGGAACATGGTCGTGTAGAGGATGAGAGCTTCATGGTTTCTTCGCAGGAAGGTTCCGACGCGCCCGTGTCCCAAGGACCGGGCGATCCCCTTGACGCGTCCTCCGACGCGGCGGCGGTGGTGTCCGGCGAGGGGCTGGTGACGGCCTGGACCAGGGGGGCCGAGGCCCTTCTCGGCCATCCGGCGGCCGAGATGGTCGGCTCATCGGCCGCGCGTCTGCTCGCGCTGCCCAGGGACCCCTCGCGGGTGGCGGCGGTCGCCGAGCGCTGCCGCGGCGGAATGGGCTGGAGCGGACACATCCCCCTGCGGCACCGCGACGGCCGGCGCA includes:
- a CDS encoding SpoIIE family protein phosphatase codes for the protein MTAESTQSDRAGGPEPARSRPTGLLDVLNVGALVLDADGRIVFWTPQAEELIGYTAEEALGKYAARLIIHPEHMQSVTELFTDVLETGRSWAGAFPIRHKDGSTRLMEFRNMRLLDDLGDVYALGIAADHTLLQRVETDLALCEQLINQSPIGLALMDPDLRYLMVNPALERIDGIPAEDHVGRHLRETLPFPDVDTVESALRQVLTTGTPLLDQYHVGRPPSDPDHEHAWSLSFYRLEDPGGRILGAAVSVVDVTERHRAAAEADRARRRLALVASASTRVGTTLEVEQTARELADIAAPELADVVAVDVLDSVLACRRKRRPDNGPEFFRALALKASHPTVALRAADPPGDLTTYDGDRLVTLCVHTGRPVLVRHVGEHDLPRIARDAEGTALLAQAGVHSYLAVPLIAHGEVLGALDLKRTRNPLPFDEDDVVLAGELATRAAVAIDNARWFQSVRNTAVTLQRSLLPQHPPRLTGLEVASRYQPAQATSEVGGDWYDVIPLADDRTALVVGDVMGNGIDAAATMGRLRTATCAYADLDLDPGDVLQHLDKITCDLEHYIVTCIYAVYDPHSRQCRIANAGHMPPALVRSGAAPELLDLPPCAPLGVGGIPFGTTTVELNPDDLLVLYTDGLVETRLHPIDDRLNVLLSFLDEADRPLEEICDLLLYGLRNSDDHDDVALLVARAK
- a CDS encoding YhjD/YihY/BrkB family envelope integrity protein, whose translation is MEDRTAGINRERLVRMLTFWLRPAFALRVVSRFQKIVGFDRSMALASSALTALIPLTILIGAVLSSFSDYDAADRIIKRYGLTGQGAAAVKSLLAPAESASASVGVFGSLFLIISVLSFARASQRLFEQTWELPPLSVRNTRNGLWWILGLAGYAAVTGWLHAVLGGSKLGVAASVCEIPVSVAFLVWSGWALSAKRIPWRDLLPFGVTAGVATALYSVGATVYLPRLFNSYAARYGAVGAVFAMISALFAAMFVIVASAALGHEMRDELVRIRAGDRPSDDEVRREWDSVVEQARSRWHTTRDQVSSRRRSKDTRKG